One window from the genome of Bufo bufo chromosome 4, aBufBuf1.1, whole genome shotgun sequence encodes:
- the LOC120998944 gene encoding taste receptor type 2 member 39-like, producing the protein MLPEKIALLSISILIVIIGFLLNGFIVTVNLFKCIKFQTLETINVLITGLGLVRFILLSIHMKHICFLMFGWSLFQIDEYLGTLIVCVIFCSFWWGSVLCVFYCVKISNYSNRLFMRLKMNISKMVTWLLLISLVISFLFSLPYSWSVTCIHVVNGTNNGNKVKKVNIVRLFIIIFAGSIIPFMVFCVSVYLIIVSLLRHTTKMSSRDSGFSIAQRDIHLCVIWNMISFLLFYALYFASFVLVILTMNFENPIFTLVCYIFIAAYPSLHSISLIFSNRELKRAFFIVFSFNWLGNIRQETS; encoded by the coding sequence ATGCTTCCTGAAAAAATAGCTCTTCTGTCTATTTCTATCCTTATAGTCATCATTGGTTTTTTGCTAAATGGATTTATTGTTACGGTGAACTTGTTTAAGTGCATCAAATTTCAAACTCTTGAAACCATCAATGTTCTTATTACTGGTTTGGGACTGGTGAGGTTCATACTTCTAAGTATACATATGAAACAtatttgttttttaatgtttggttggtCTCTGTTCCAAATTGATGAATATTTAGGGACTTTAATAGTATGTGTGATCTTCTGCAGTTTTTGGTGGGGCTCGGTGCTTTGTGTCTTCTACTGTGTGAAAATCTCAAACTACAGCAACAGACTCTTTATGAGACTCAAGATGAACATCTCCAAGATGGTCACTTGGCTGCTTCTCATCTCATTGGTCATCTCCTTTCTTTTCAGTTTGCCTTATAGTTGGTCTGTAACTTGTATACACGTTGTTAATGGCACCAACAATGGAAACAAGGTAAAGAAAGTAAATATTGTCCGTCTGTTCATCATTATTTTTGCCGGCTCCATCATACCATTCATGGTATTTTGTGTCTCCGTTTATCTTATCATTGTGTCACTCCTGAGACACACCACAAAAATGAGCAGCAGAGATTCCGGCTTCAGCATCGCTCAACGAGATATTCACCTCTGTGTCATTTGGAACATGATCTCATTCTTATTGTTTTATGCCTTGTATTTTGCATCTTTCGTCTTGGTAATTCTTACTATGAACTTTGAGAATCCAATATTTACTTTAGTATGTTATATTTTCATTGCTGCCTACCCAAGTCTACACTCTATTTCTTTAATTTTCAGCAACCGAGAGCTTAAACGCGCCTTTTTTATTGTCTTTTCTTTTAATTGGTTAGGAAATATAAGGCAAGAGACCTCTTAA